The Cupriavidus nantongensis genome has a segment encoding these proteins:
- the edd gene encoding phosphogluconate dehydratase produces MPRHPVLERVTARIVSRSTASRQAYLDRTRAMAGHKVERAQLSCTNLAHAVAAMPDAAKIRLKADERPNLAIVSAYNDMLSAHQPLAAFPQWLKEAALEAGGTAQFAGGTPAMCDGVTQGQDGMDLSLFSRDVIALATAVALSHQMFDGALYLGVCDKIVPGLVMGALSFGHLPAVFVPGGPMTTGISNDEKAHTRQLYAEGKIGRKELLEAETRSYHGPGTCTFYGTANSNQMLMEMMGLHLPGTAFVNPNTPLREALTREAARQALKLVHGGERYTPVAEVLDERAFVNGIVGLLATGGSTNHTLHLIAMARVAGIVLSWDDFDELSAVVPLLARVYPNGKADVNQFQAAGGLAVVIRGLLALGLLHDDVTTIVGRGLQDYTREPVLRDGQLTWIDGPAAPLDDSIVRAADAPFAPDGGIKLLDGKLGRAVIKTSAVKPEHQVVQAPAIVFEHQDDVLHAFKRGELERDFVAVLPWQGPASCGMPELHKLTPTLTVLQDRGFHVALVTDGRMSGASGKVPAAIHVCPEALRGGAIARVRSGDMMRVDATTGTLDVLVPDDEWQARTPARPDLSANRHGVGRDLFATFRCQVSTAESGACTLFSDEGEAQDARG; encoded by the coding sequence ATGCCACGTCATCCAGTGCTCGAGCGGGTCACCGCCCGCATCGTCTCCCGCAGCACCGCCTCGCGCCAGGCGTATCTTGACCGCACCCGCGCCATGGCCGGGCACAAGGTCGAACGCGCGCAGCTTTCCTGTACCAACCTCGCCCACGCGGTAGCCGCCATGCCGGACGCCGCCAAGATCCGGCTGAAGGCCGACGAGCGGCCCAACCTGGCCATCGTCTCGGCCTACAACGACATGCTGTCGGCGCACCAGCCGCTGGCGGCGTTCCCGCAATGGCTCAAGGAAGCCGCGCTCGAGGCCGGCGGCACCGCGCAGTTTGCCGGCGGCACGCCGGCGATGTGCGACGGCGTTACGCAGGGCCAGGACGGCATGGACCTGTCGCTGTTCTCGCGCGACGTGATTGCGCTGGCCACGGCGGTGGCGCTGTCGCACCAGATGTTCGATGGCGCGCTGTACCTGGGCGTGTGCGACAAGATCGTGCCCGGGCTGGTGATGGGCGCGCTGTCCTTCGGCCACCTGCCCGCGGTGTTCGTGCCCGGCGGGCCGATGACCACCGGCATCAGCAACGACGAGAAGGCGCACACGCGGCAGCTCTACGCCGAAGGCAAGATCGGCCGCAAGGAACTGCTCGAGGCCGAGACCCGCTCCTACCACGGACCCGGCACCTGCACCTTCTACGGCACCGCCAACTCCAACCAGATGCTGATGGAAATGATGGGCCTGCATCTGCCGGGCACAGCCTTCGTCAATCCCAACACGCCGCTGCGCGAAGCGCTGACGCGCGAGGCCGCGCGCCAGGCGCTGAAGCTGGTGCATGGCGGCGAGCGCTATACGCCAGTGGCCGAGGTGCTGGACGAGCGCGCCTTCGTCAACGGCATCGTCGGGCTGCTCGCCACCGGCGGCTCCACCAACCATACGCTGCACCTGATCGCGATGGCGCGCGTGGCCGGCATCGTGCTGAGCTGGGACGATTTCGATGAGCTGTCGGCGGTGGTGCCGCTGCTGGCGCGCGTGTACCCGAACGGCAAGGCCGACGTGAACCAGTTCCAGGCCGCCGGCGGGCTGGCGGTGGTGATCCGCGGCCTGCTCGCGCTGGGCCTGCTGCACGACGACGTCACCACCATCGTCGGCCGGGGCCTGCAGGACTACACGCGCGAGCCGGTGCTGCGCGACGGCCAGCTGACGTGGATCGACGGCCCGGCCGCGCCGCTCGATGACAGCATCGTGCGCGCCGCCGACGCGCCCTTTGCGCCGGACGGCGGCATCAAGCTGCTCGACGGCAAGCTGGGCCGCGCGGTGATCAAGACCTCGGCGGTCAAGCCCGAGCACCAGGTGGTGCAGGCGCCGGCGATCGTGTTCGAGCATCAGGACGATGTGCTGCACGCCTTCAAGCGCGGCGAGCTCGAGCGCGACTTCGTTGCGGTGCTGCCCTGGCAGGGCCCGGCATCGTGCGGCATGCCGGAGCTGCACAAGCTCACGCCCACGCTGACGGTGCTGCAGGACCGCGGCTTTCATGTGGCACTGGTGACCGACGGACGCATGTCGGGCGCATCGGGCAAGGTCCCGGCCGCCATCCACGTCTGCCCGGAAGCGCTGCGCGGCGGCGCGATCGCGCGCGTGCGCAGCGGCGACATGATGCGTGTCGACGCGACCACCGGCACGCTCGACGTGCTGGTGCCCGACGACGAATGGCAGGCGCGCACGCCGGCGCGCCCGGACCTGAGCGCCAATCGCCACGGCGTCGGCCGCGACCTGTTCGCAACCTTCCGCTGCCAGGTCAGCACGGCCGAAAGCGGCGCCTGCACGCTGTTTTCGGATGAGGGCGAGGCGCAGGACGCGCGCGGCTAG
- a CDS encoding mechanosensitive ion channel family protein — protein MDLNFIDADQLEAGWSYLVRFAINQGMNCLAAILILMIGWWLSGRVGTAARGALSRTHVDATMRPLLANALQWMVRVLTIVLVLSQFGVQTASIIAMLGAAGLAIGLALQGTLQNIAAGIMLVLLRPFRVGQYIDAQGVAGTVRETGLFMTELTTFDGVCLRVPNGKLWGSAITNYSENATRRADIEATVTFDSDVQRSLEALRAMLAREPRLLAEPVPETMVVNYTQQGITLNVRYWTSNDDYWNVRFAFYERIKQVLEQAGSKLAVPIQELHVPGASSVPGVVKVADSAPSAASRPAAPQSHQPSQQPTRQPVRQPG, from the coding sequence ATGGATCTGAACTTTATCGATGCCGACCAGCTCGAGGCGGGCTGGTCTTACCTGGTCCGCTTCGCCATCAACCAGGGCATGAACTGCCTGGCGGCGATCCTGATCCTGATGATCGGCTGGTGGCTGTCGGGCCGCGTCGGCACCGCGGCACGGGGCGCGCTCAGCCGCACCCATGTCGATGCCACCATGCGCCCGCTGCTGGCCAATGCGCTGCAATGGATGGTGCGCGTGCTGACCATCGTGCTGGTGCTGTCGCAGTTCGGCGTGCAGACCGCCAGCATCATCGCCATGCTGGGCGCGGCCGGCCTGGCGATCGGGCTGGCGCTGCAAGGCACGCTGCAGAACATTGCCGCCGGCATCATGCTGGTGCTGCTGCGCCCGTTCCGCGTGGGCCAGTACATCGACGCGCAGGGCGTGGCCGGCACCGTGCGCGAGACCGGGCTGTTCATGACCGAGCTGACCACCTTCGACGGCGTCTGCCTGCGCGTGCCCAACGGCAAGCTGTGGGGCAGCGCTATCACCAACTACAGCGAGAACGCGACGCGGCGCGCCGACATCGAGGCCACGGTAACCTTCGACAGCGACGTGCAGCGCAGCCTGGAAGCGCTGCGCGCGATGCTGGCGCGCGAGCCGAGGCTGCTGGCCGAGCCCGTCCCCGAAACCATGGTGGTCAACTACACCCAGCAGGGCATTACGCTGAACGTGCGCTACTGGACCTCGAACGACGATTACTGGAACGTGCGCTTCGCTTTCTACGAGCGCATCAAGCAGGTGCTGGAGCAGGCCGGCAGCAAGCTGGCGGTGCCGATCCAGGAACTGCACGTGCCGGGCGCGTCGTCGGTGCCGGGCGTGGTGAAGGTGGCCGACAGCGCGCCGTCGGCAGCGTCGCGGCCGGCCGCGCCGCAGTCGCACCAGCCATCGCAGCAGCCGACGCGCCAGCCCGTGCGCCAACCGGGCTAG
- a CDS encoding helix-turn-helix domain-containing protein, with the protein MTLPTDPLERHAVFAALSGSRASLERAAALGDGLGVALWRNRNDSTGYARPGHHTMSVYLQGGHATYRRDQPGNKGAPGRLCLLPADHESRWHVGGPQRFLHLYFRPETLAWHCVRLLDREPRSVALRDLTFADDPRLHALSQRLAALDWRLPEARMAGNALAHEALSHLVLNHAGRAAPADWRGGLSAQARRTVRDWIESHPDSNPTLGELAAMAGLSEFHFARMFRVSFGMPPHAWVLQTRLERAQRLLADPRRPLHEVAARAGFASASHLSRRFQAAFGVTPGAWRAGA; encoded by the coding sequence ATGACCTTGCCGACCGATCCGCTCGAGCGCCACGCGGTGTTCGCCGCGCTCAGCGGCTCGCGCGCTTCGCTGGAGCGCGCGGCGGCGCTGGGCGATGGCCTGGGCGTGGCGCTGTGGCGCAACCGGAACGACAGCACCGGCTATGCGCGGCCCGGCCACCACACCATGTCGGTCTACCTGCAGGGCGGCCACGCCACCTACCGGCGCGACCAGCCCGGCAACAAGGGCGCGCCGGGCAGGCTATGCCTGTTGCCGGCCGACCATGAGTCGCGCTGGCATGTCGGCGGCCCGCAGCGCTTCCTGCATCTGTATTTCCGTCCCGAAACCCTGGCCTGGCATTGCGTGCGCCTGCTCGACCGCGAACCGCGCTCGGTGGCCCTGCGCGACCTGACCTTTGCCGACGATCCGCGCCTGCATGCCCTGAGCCAGCGGCTTGCCGCGCTCGACTGGCGCTTGCCCGAGGCCCGCATGGCCGGCAATGCGCTCGCGCACGAGGCGCTCAGCCACCTGGTGCTGAACCACGCCGGCCGCGCCGCCCCGGCCGACTGGCGCGGTGGCTTGTCGGCGCAGGCCCGGCGGACCGTGCGCGACTGGATCGAAAGCCATCCCGACAGCAACCCGACGCTGGGCGAACTGGCGGCCATGGCGGGGCTGTCGGAATTCCACTTCGCGCGCATGTTCCGCGTCTCGTTCGGCATGCCGCCGCATGCCTGGGTGCTGCAGACCCGCCTGGAGCGGGCGCAACGGCTGCTGGCCGATCCGCGCCGCCCGCTGCATGAAGTCGCCGCGCGCGCCGGGTTTGCCTCCGCCAGCCACCTCAGCCGCCGTTTCCAGGCCGCGTTCGGCGTCACGCCCGGCGCCTGGCGCGCGGGCGCGTAG
- a CDS encoding MFS transporter: protein MSSPATVPAAEPDSVFRDSVFRRYWFARLCTTIGYQIFTVAVGWQMYDLTRDPLMLGMVGLVQFLPSVALILMSGHVADRFDRRRIVRTCQSLEALLAAGMAAASLGGWIDSHHIFVFVALIGATRAFENPTLQALLPSVVTPRQLPRAVALASSAGQAAIIIGPAIGGFAYVAGPGVVYTLSATLFAIAALLVGGITLRQAAQRLTAPVSVRTVFAGFAYIRSRPVLLGAISLDMVAVLLGGAAALLPIYARDILHTGPWGLGLLRSSPAIGALAMALWLARHPLNRRAGRVMFAAVAVFGVATVVFGVSTWLPLSMAALVVLGASDMISVVVRSTLVQLDTPDDMRGRVGAVNSVFIGASNQLGEFESGVTAALFGPVGAVVLGGVGTLLVVAVWMRLFPALAARDKLHEQPA, encoded by the coding sequence ATGTCTTCCCCTGCCACCGTTCCGGCTGCCGAGCCGGACAGCGTTTTCCGTGATTCCGTGTTTCGCCGCTACTGGTTCGCGCGGCTGTGCACCACCATCGGCTACCAGATCTTTACCGTGGCGGTGGGCTGGCAGATGTACGACCTGACGCGCGACCCGCTGATGCTGGGCATGGTCGGGCTGGTGCAGTTCCTGCCGTCGGTGGCGCTGATCCTGATGTCGGGCCACGTGGCGGACCGCTTCGACCGGCGCCGCATCGTGCGCACCTGCCAGTCGCTGGAGGCGCTGCTGGCCGCCGGCATGGCCGCCGCCAGCCTGGGCGGGTGGATCGACAGCCACCACATCTTTGTCTTCGTCGCGCTGATCGGCGCCACGCGGGCGTTCGAGAACCCCACGCTGCAGGCCTTGCTGCCCAGCGTGGTCACGCCGCGCCAGCTGCCGCGCGCGGTGGCGCTGGCCAGCTCGGCGGGGCAGGCCGCCATCATCATCGGGCCGGCCATCGGCGGCTTCGCCTATGTCGCCGGCCCGGGGGTGGTGTACACGCTGAGCGCGACGCTGTTTGCGATCGCCGCGCTGCTGGTGGGCGGCATCACGCTGCGCCAGGCGGCGCAGCGGCTGACCGCGCCGGTCAGCGTGCGCACCGTCTTTGCCGGGTTTGCCTATATCCGCAGCCGCCCGGTGCTGCTGGGCGCGATCTCGCTGGACATGGTGGCGGTGCTGCTGGGCGGCGCCGCGGCGCTGTTGCCGATCTACGCGCGCGACATCCTGCATACCGGACCGTGGGGGCTGGGGCTGCTGCGCTCGTCCCCGGCCATCGGCGCGCTGGCGATGGCGCTGTGGCTGGCGCGCCATCCGCTGAACCGGCGCGCCGGACGCGTGATGTTCGCCGCGGTGGCGGTGTTCGGCGTCGCCACGGTGGTGTTCGGGGTCTCGACCTGGCTGCCGCTCTCGATGGCGGCACTGGTGGTGCTGGGCGCTTCGGACATGATCAGCGTGGTGGTGCGCTCGACGCTGGTCCAGCTCGATACGCCCGACGATATGCGCGGGCGCGTCGGTGCCGTCAATTCGGTGTTTATCGGCGCTTCCAACCAGCTCGGCGAGTTCGAGTCCGGCGTCACCGCCGCGCTGTTCGGCCCGGTAGGCGCGGTGGTCCTGGGCGGGGTCGGCACGCTGCTGGTGGTGGCCGTGTGGATGCGCTTGTTCCCGGCGCTGGCGGCGCGCGACAAGCTGCATGAACAGCCGGCGTGA
- a CDS encoding TonB-dependent receptor family protein, protein MQPAFRLTGGAIGAALLFAHLAAMPAHAAEPDSATPVAPAAKATPGAAAEATLNTVTVVGNWLENANEAKVLEHPGARTIVDRETFAEAGANNVREVLRRIPGVQVQENNGTGGSDVSLNVGVRGLASRLSPRSTILMDGVPLAVAPYGQPQLSMAPLSLGNLETIDVVRGAGSVRYGPQNVGGIINFVTRPIPTAFAADASVSTDIYSHGGNVKTNPTAFIGGTNEQGLGGALLYSGIHGNGYRASNDHVNIDDLLLKGAYRISKTDSLSAAFHYYEGTAGMPGGLTPGQYAADPFQSVRPYDNFSGRRHDFSLKYSHNDADRKFEVLTYYTDSFRGSNIEQEGTGAQAGRRRLTAAPRNYHTFAIEPRYSQLFRGESMSHEVSVGYRFLREASDEQASRTAFYVPGSVDATTLPSPVYQWRTGGTTANAVYLDDTINVGNWTITPGLRYEFIRSYVTDNFSGVRRDVSSNEPLPSLAVMYHVSDQWKLFANAGVSFGPLQYFQIAQTTNGLTPEKAKTYELGTHFNANGWGGELTLFNIDFDDELQLRGGTGGAPDAWTNLGATTHRGVESSLRYDFGALDKALMGLSAYATYTYTEATYNQGNFAGRDLPFYSRHVATVGMRYARNRWSFNVDGFAQSRQHSPGDPSTSTTYQTAESANGALGDIPGYALMNLRVGYDFGKAAQNLKLAVGVKNVFDKRYFTRSTDNNAGKYVGMPRTFYIQASLAY, encoded by the coding sequence TTGCAGCCCGCTTTCCGCCTGACCGGGGGTGCCATCGGCGCCGCCCTGCTGTTTGCCCATCTCGCCGCGATGCCGGCCCACGCCGCCGAACCGGATTCCGCAACGCCCGTCGCCCCTGCCGCCAAGGCCACCCCCGGCGCCGCTGCCGAAGCCACGCTGAACACGGTCACCGTGGTCGGCAACTGGCTGGAAAACGCCAACGAGGCCAAGGTGCTGGAGCATCCCGGCGCGCGCACCATCGTCGACCGCGAGACCTTTGCCGAAGCCGGCGCCAACAACGTGCGGGAAGTGCTGCGCCGCATTCCGGGCGTGCAGGTGCAGGAGAACAATGGCACCGGCGGCAGCGATGTCTCGCTCAACGTGGGCGTGCGCGGGCTGGCTTCGCGGCTGTCGCCGCGCTCGACCATCCTGATGGACGGCGTCCCGCTGGCGGTGGCGCCGTACGGCCAGCCGCAGCTGTCGATGGCGCCGCTGTCGCTGGGCAACCTCGAGACCATCGACGTGGTGCGCGGCGCGGGCTCGGTGCGCTACGGCCCGCAGAACGTGGGCGGCATCATCAACTTCGTGACGCGCCCGATCCCGACGGCCTTCGCCGCCGATGCCTCGGTCTCGACCGACATCTACAGCCACGGCGGCAACGTCAAGACCAACCCGACCGCATTCATCGGCGGCACCAACGAGCAAGGGCTGGGCGGCGCGCTGCTGTACTCGGGCATCCACGGCAACGGCTATCGCGCCAGCAACGACCACGTCAACATCGACGACCTGCTGCTCAAAGGGGCGTACCGGATCTCGAAGACCGACTCGCTCAGCGCCGCGTTCCACTACTACGAAGGCACGGCTGGCATGCCGGGCGGCCTGACGCCGGGGCAGTACGCCGCCGACCCGTTCCAGTCGGTGCGCCCCTATGACAACTTCAGCGGCCGGCGCCACGATTTCAGCCTGAAATACAGCCACAACGACGCCGACCGCAAGTTCGAGGTGCTGACGTACTACACCGACAGCTTCCGCGGCAGCAATATCGAGCAGGAAGGCACCGGCGCGCAGGCCGGCCGGCGCCGCCTGACCGCGGCCCCGCGCAACTACCACACCTTCGCGATCGAGCCGCGCTACTCGCAGCTGTTCCGCGGCGAAAGCATGAGCCACGAGGTAAGCGTGGGCTACCGCTTCCTGCGCGAAGCCAGCGACGAGCAGGCATCGCGCACCGCCTTCTATGTGCCGGGTTCGGTCGATGCCACCACGCTGCCCTCGCCGGTCTACCAGTGGCGCACCGGCGGCACCACCGCCAACGCGGTCTATCTCGACGACACCATCAACGTCGGCAACTGGACCATCACTCCCGGCCTGCGCTACGAGTTCATCCGCTCGTACGTGACCGACAACTTCAGCGGTGTGCGCCGCGACGTGTCTTCCAACGAGCCGCTGCCGTCGCTGGCGGTGATGTACCACGTCAGCGACCAGTGGAAGCTGTTCGCCAACGCCGGGGTGTCGTTCGGCCCGCTGCAGTATTTCCAGATCGCGCAGACAACCAACGGGCTGACGCCGGAAAAGGCCAAGACCTACGAGCTCGGCACGCACTTCAACGCCAATGGCTGGGGTGGCGAGCTGACGCTGTTCAACATCGACTTCGACGACGAGCTGCAGCTGCGCGGCGGCACCGGCGGCGCGCCGGATGCATGGACCAACCTCGGCGCCACCACCCATCGCGGCGTGGAATCGTCGCTGCGCTATGACTTCGGCGCGCTCGACAAGGCGCTGATGGGGCTGTCGGCCTACGCCACCTACACCTACACAGAAGCCACCTACAACCAGGGCAACTTCGCCGGGCGCGACCTGCCGTTCTATTCGCGCCATGTGGCCACGGTGGGCATGCGCTACGCGCGCAACCGCTGGTCGTTCAATGTCGACGGCTTTGCGCAGTCCAGGCAGCATTCGCCGGGCGACCCGAGCACGTCAACCACCTACCAGACCGCGGAAAGCGCCAACGGTGCGCTCGGCGATATCCCGGGCTATGCGCTGATGAACCTGCGCGTGGGCTATGACTTCGGCAAGGCGGCGCAGAACCTGAAGCTGGCGGTGGGCGTGAAGAACGTGTTCGACAAGCGCTATTTCACGCGCTCGACCGACAACAATGCGGGCAAGTATGTGGGCATGCCGCGGACGTTCTATATCCAGGCGTCGCTGGCGTATTGA
- a CDS encoding peptide chain release factor 3, whose protein sequence is MSSLVPEIARRRTFAIISHPDAGKTTLTEKLLWFGGAIQVAGEVRARKADRHATSDWMELEKQRGISVTSSVMQFPYRRDSADGKAQENIVNLLDTPGHEDFSEDTYRTLTAVDSAVMVIDSVNGVEAQTIKLLNVCRLRDTPILTFINKLDREGRSPIELLDEIEDVLQIQCAPMTWPIGMGKAFRGVYHLIDDKVQLFDPHGDKGTSAILDGLDNPELDRILGSQAEELRVEIELVRGASHTFDKEAFLNGKQTPVYFGSAINNFGVQSLLDALCELSPPPLARNTDSRVVEPQEPKFTGFVFKIQANMDPRHRDRIAFVRVCSGRFERGMKLLHVSAGKTVAINNAITFMAQDRNTTEEAYAGDIIGVPNHGTIRLGDVFTEGEPLKFTGIPSFAPEFFRRARLNNPLKVKQLQKGLQQLAEEGATQMFRPLASNDLVLGAVGILQFDVVAHRLEHEYGVDAIFESHECATARWLKGTPAEIEKLIAKAGHNVALDGAGDHVYLAPSMVNLRLTQERFPELQFLETREIV, encoded by the coding sequence GTGAGCTCGCTCGTTCCTGAAATTGCGCGTCGTCGCACCTTCGCCATCATCTCCCACCCCGACGCGGGCAAGACCACCCTGACCGAAAAGCTGCTGTGGTTCGGCGGCGCGATCCAGGTCGCGGGCGAAGTGCGGGCGCGCAAGGCCGACCGCCATGCCACCTCGGACTGGATGGAGCTGGAAAAGCAGCGCGGCATCTCGGTGACCTCGTCGGTGATGCAGTTTCCGTACCGGCGCGACAGCGCGGACGGCAAGGCGCAGGAGAACATCGTCAACCTGCTCGACACCCCGGGCCACGAGGACTTCTCCGAAGACACCTACCGCACGCTGACGGCGGTGGACTCGGCGGTGATGGTGATCGACTCGGTCAACGGCGTCGAAGCGCAGACGATCAAGCTGCTGAACGTCTGCCGGCTGCGCGACACCCCCATCCTGACCTTCATCAACAAGCTCGACCGCGAAGGCCGCTCGCCGATCGAACTGCTCGATGAAATCGAGGACGTGCTGCAGATCCAGTGCGCGCCGATGACCTGGCCGATCGGCATGGGCAAGGCCTTCCGCGGCGTCTACCACCTGATCGACGACAAGGTGCAGCTGTTCGACCCGCACGGCGACAAGGGCACGTCCGCGATCCTGGATGGCCTGGACAATCCGGAACTGGACCGCATCCTCGGCAGCCAGGCCGAAGAGCTGCGCGTCGAAATCGAGCTGGTGCGCGGGGCCTCGCACACCTTCGACAAGGAGGCCTTCCTCAACGGCAAGCAGACGCCCGTGTACTTCGGCTCGGCCATCAACAACTTCGGCGTGCAGTCGCTGCTGGATGCACTGTGCGAGCTGTCGCCGCCGCCGCTGGCGCGCAATACGGATTCGCGCGTGGTCGAGCCGCAGGAACCCAAGTTCACCGGCTTCGTGTTCAAGATCCAGGCCAATATGGATCCGCGCCACCGCGACCGCATTGCCTTCGTGCGCGTGTGCTCGGGCCGCTTCGAGCGTGGCATGAAGCTGCTGCACGTGTCGGCGGGCAAGACCGTGGCAATCAACAACGCCATCACTTTCATGGCGCAGGACCGCAACACCACCGAAGAGGCCTACGCCGGCGACATCATCGGCGTGCCCAACCACGGCACCATTCGCCTGGGCGATGTCTTCACCGAGGGCGAGCCGCTCAAGTTCACCGGCATCCCGTCGTTCGCGCCGGAATTCTTCCGCCGCGCGCGCCTGAACAACCCGCTCAAGGTCAAGCAGCTGCAGAAGGGCCTGCAGCAGCTGGCCGAAGAGGGCGCCACGCAGATGTTCCGCCCGCTCGCGTCCAACGACCTGGTGCTGGGTGCCGTGGGCATCCTGCAGTTCGACGTGGTTGCGCACCGGCTCGAGCATGAGTACGGCGTCGACGCCATCTTCGAATCGCATGAATGCGCCACCGCGCGCTGGCTCAAGGGCACGCCGGCCGAGATCGAGAAACTGATCGCCAAGGCCGGGCACAACGTGGCGCTCGACGGTGCCGGCGACCATGTCTACCTGGCGCCGAGCATGGTCAACCTGCGCCTGACGCAGGAACGGTTCCCGGAGCTGCAGTTCCTGGAAACGCGCGAGATCGTCTGA